In the genome of Streptomyces aquilus, the window TCGAGGCCACAGAATACGCACGCGAAGAGCGAGGGCGGCCGGTCGCCCGGCCGCCCTCTCAGGGGTTGGTCACACTCCCGCGGGTTCCGGCTGGGCCGGTGCCTCCGCCTTCTTCTCCCGCTTCAGGGCCCGCTTCTTCGCGCGGCGCTCCTTGCGGAGCTCCAGCATCGTGTAGAGCGTCGGGACCAGGAGCAGGGTCAGCAGCGTCGAGGTGATCAGACCACCGATCACGACGACGGCCAGCGGCTGGGCGATGAAGCCGCCCTCGCCGGTGACCCCGAGGGCCATCGGGAGCAGGGCGAAGATCGTCGCCAGGGCCGTCATCAGGATCGGGCGGAGCCGGTGCCGGCCGCCCTCGATGACGGCGTCGACCGTCGCGTACCCCTGCCTGCGGTACTGGTTGATGAGGTCGATCAGCACGATCGCGTTCGTCACCACGATGCCGATGAGCATCAGCATGCCGATCATCGCGGGGACGCCCATCGGGGTGCCGGTGAGGATCAGCAGGCCGATCGCGCCCGTCGCCGCGAACGGAATGGAGACGAGGAGGATCAGCGGCTGGACCAGTGAACGGAACGTCGCCACCAGCAGCATGAAGACGATCGCGATCGCCGCGAGCATCGCCAGGCCCAGGTTCTTGAACGCGCTGTCCTGGTCGGAGGTGACACCGCCGATCTCGGCCGTGGCGCCCGCCGGGAGCTTCAGCGCGTCGAGCTTGGACGTGAGGTCCTGGCTCACCGCGCCCGTGTTGTCGCCGGTCGGCTTCGCGGTGATGGTCGCCGCCCGCTGACCGTCGATCCGGGTCATCGACACCGGGCCGTCCACCAGCTTCACCGTCGCGATGTCACCCAGCTTCACCGGGCCCAGCTTCAGGTTCCGCAGCTCGTCCAGCGTCCGGGCGGGCTTCGCCGACCGGATGACGACATCGCGCTCGGTGTCGTCGAGGATCGCCTTGGCGGCGGTGGTGCCCTTGACCGCCTCGGCGACGGCCTGGCCGAGGGTCTGGTCGTTGAAACCGGCCGCGGCGGCCTTGGAGTTGGCCTTCACCGAGATGCGCGGGACGCTCTCGGCGAGGTTGCTGGTGACGTCGGTGACGTCGTCGAGGCCGGCCACGGTCTTGCGCACTTCCTCGGACGCCTCGCGCAGGACGTTCGGGTCGGCCGCCTTCACGACGACGCTCAGGTCCTGGCTGCCGAAGCCGTCGCCGGCCGCGATGGTCGTCGTACCGATGCCGTCGAGCTTCTTCAAACCGGCCTCGATGCTGTCCTGGACGTCGTCGGAGGAGGCCGAGTCGTCCAGCATCACCGAGTAGGAGGCCTGGTTGGTGTCGGTTCCGCCGCCGAAGGCCGCCATGAAGCCGGACGAGCCGATGGTGACCTGGTAGTCCTTGACGCCCTCGGTGTCGGCGAGCAGCTTCTCGACCTTCCTCGCCTGCGCGTCGGTCGCGGCCAGGCTGGTGCCGGGCTTCAGCTCCTGCTTGACGGTGAGGACTTCCTGCTCGCCCTGGTCGAAGAAGTTCGTCTTCAGCAGCCCGGACATGCCGAACGTGCCGATGAGGATGACGACCGCGATCAGCACGCTGGTCAGCCGCCGCCGGGTCGCGAACCGCAGGACGGGGACGTAGAGCCGCTGGAGCCTGCTCCGCGCCTCCTTCTCCTCGGCGAGGCGGCGGGCCTCCTCCGCGTCCTCGGGGGTGTTCTTCGGGGCGCGCAGGAACCAGTACGACAGGACGGGCACGACCGTCAGCGAGACGACGAGGGACGCGAGCAGCGCCGCCGTCACGGTCAGGCTGAAGGAGCCGAACAGCTCGCCCACCATGCCGCCGACCAGGCCGATCGGCAGGAACACGGCGACCGTGGTGAGGGTGGAGGAGGTGACCGCGCCGGCGACCTCGCGGACCGCCTTGAGGATGGCGTCCTGGCGCTCCTCGCCGTAGCCGAGATGGCGCTTGATGTTCTCCAGGACCACGATCGAGTCGTCGACGACCCGGCCGATGGCGATGGTCAGCGCGCCCAGCGTGAGCATGTTCAGGGACAGGTCACGCGTCCACAGCACGATGAGCGCCAGCACCACCGACAGCGGGATGGAGACGGCCGTGACGAGGGTGGAGCGGACGGACGCCAGGAAGACCAGGATGACGAGGACCGCGAAGAGCAGGCCGAGCGCGCCCTCGGTGGTCAGGCCCTCGATGGCCTTGGCGACCGCGGGGCCCTGGTCGGAGACGACGGTGATCTCGGAGCCGCCGCCGAGGTCCTTGCGCAGGGCGGGCAGCTTGTCCTCGACGGCGTCGGAGATGGAGACCGCGCTGCCGTCCTTGTCCATGGTGACCATGACGGCGAGGCTGGGCTTGCCGTCGGTGCGGGTGAGGGAGTCGGCGGCGGCCTCCTCCTGCTTCACGTCGGCCACATCACCGAGACGGACGGGCTTCTTCCCGGTCGTACCCGTGACCATCAGGTCCTGGATCTGCGCGACCGAGGTGAAGCCGCCGCCGACCTGCACGGTGCGGTTGGCGCCGGCCTCGTCGAAGGAGCCGGCCGGGACGGTCGCGCCGCCCGCCTGGAGGGCCTGGGCGAGGGCGGCCGAGGTGAGACCGGCCTTCGCGAGCTTGGCGTCGTCCGGGGTGACGGTGACCTGGAGGTCACGGACGCCGTCGACGGTGACCTGGCCGACGCCGTCGACGGACTTCAGCTCCGGCACGACCGTCTTGTCGAGCTGGTCGGCGAGGGCCTGCTGGTCCTTGTCGGAGGTGACGGCGAGGACGACGGTCGGCATGTCGTCCGTGGAACCGGCGATGACCTGCGGGTCCACGGAGTCCGGGAGCTGCACGCGGGCCCGGTTGACGGCCTGCTGGACGTCGGCGACGAGCTGCTTGGTGTCGGGGCCGTAGTCGAAGGACGCCATGATCACGGCGTTGCCCTCACTGGCCGTCGAGGTGACGCCCTCGATGCCGTCGACGGCTTCGAGGCTGTCCTCGATGGGCTCGACGACCTGCTTCTCGACGACGTCCGGGGAAGCGCCCTGGTAAGGGGCCAGCACGGACACCATGGGCAGCTCGATGGACGGCAGCAGCTGCTGCTTGAGCTGGGGGATCGCGATCGCGCCGAAGGCGAGCGCGATGATCGACATCAGGCCTATCAGGGCACGCTGGGCGAGGCTGAACTTCGACAGCCAGGACATGGGTCAGGGATCTCAATTCTGTGAGCGGCAGAAGTGGCCCCTACACCCTGGGTCCTGTGGGACTGGTGTTTCGTAGCCCCCAGGTCCATTTCCTTATCCGGCGCATACTCCGGCCGCAGTACGCCGGGGTGGAGTTCACTCCACCCTTGGACGTACCAGCCCCGACTCGTAGGCGATCACCACCAGCTGCGCCCGGTCCCGCGCGCCCAGTTTCGCCATGGCCCGGTTGACGTGCGTCTTCACGGTCAGCGGGCTGACTTCGAGCCGCTCGGCGATCTCGTCGTTGGAGTGCCCGCCGGCGACCTGGACGAGCACCTCCCGCTCCCGCACGG includes:
- a CDS encoding efflux RND transporter permease subunit, whose product is MSWLSKFSLAQRALIGLMSIIALAFGAIAIPQLKQQLLPSIELPMVSVLAPYQGASPDVVEKQVVEPIEDSLEAVDGIEGVTSTASEGNAVIMASFDYGPDTKQLVADVQQAVNRARVQLPDSVDPQVIAGSTDDMPTVVLAVTSDKDQQALADQLDKTVVPELKSVDGVGQVTVDGVRDLQVTVTPDDAKLAKAGLTSAALAQALQAGGATVPAGSFDEAGANRTVQVGGGFTSVAQIQDLMVTGTTGKKPVRLGDVADVKQEEAAADSLTRTDGKPSLAVMVTMDKDGSAVSISDAVEDKLPALRKDLGGGSEITVVSDQGPAVAKAIEGLTTEGALGLLFAVLVILVFLASVRSTLVTAVSIPLSVVLALIVLWTRDLSLNMLTLGALTIAIGRVVDDSIVVLENIKRHLGYGEERQDAILKAVREVAGAVTSSTLTTVAVFLPIGLVGGMVGELFGSFSLTVTAALLASLVVSLTVVPVLSYWFLRAPKNTPEDAEEARRLAEEKEARSRLQRLYVPVLRFATRRRLTSVLIAVVILIGTFGMSGLLKTNFFDQGEQEVLTVKQELKPGTSLAATDAQARKVEKLLADTEGVKDYQVTIGSSGFMAAFGGGTDTNQASYSVMLDDSASSDDVQDSIEAGLKKLDGIGTTTIAAGDGFGSQDLSVVVKAADPNVLREASEEVRKTVAGLDDVTDVTSNLAESVPRISVKANSKAAAAGFNDQTLGQAVAEAVKGTTAAKAILDDTERDVVIRSAKPARTLDELRNLKLGPVKLGDIATVKLVDGPVSMTRIDGQRAATITAKPTGDNTGAVSQDLTSKLDALKLPAGATAEIGGVTSDQDSAFKNLGLAMLAAIAIVFMLLVATFRSLVQPLILLVSIPFAATGAIGLLILTGTPMGVPAMIGMLMLIGIVVTNAIVLIDLINQYRRQGYATVDAVIEGGRHRLRPILMTALATIFALLPMALGVTGEGGFIAQPLAVVVIGGLITSTLLTLLLVPTLYTMLELRKERRAKKRALKREKKAEAPAQPEPAGV